In Phalacrocorax aristotelis chromosome 6, bGulAri2.1, whole genome shotgun sequence, one DNA window encodes the following:
- the C6H1orf52 gene encoding UPF0690 protein C1orf52 homolog, with amino-acid sequence MAAEGGDPLGYFAAYGSSSSDSEAEEPQPEERQAGGGAAAAAGGSPGRRPRLPPPDELFRRVSQPPAFLYNPLNKQIDWESRVLRAPEEPPKEFKVWKTNAVPPPETYSPPEKKPPPPPAIDMAIKWSNIYEDNGDDAPRQASKARFLPDEEQEPPESDGEKDDEPASAKKRKLDSGEQAKKKKV; translated from the exons ATGGCGGCGGAGGGAGGCGATCCGCTGGGCTATTTCGCGGCCTACGGCAGCTCCAGCTCCGACTCGGAGGCCGAGGAGCCCCAGCCCGAGGAGCGGCaggcggggggcggcgcggcggcggcggcggggggcagcccggggcggcggccgcggctGCCTCCGCCCGACGAGCTCTTCCGTAGGGTGTCGCAGCCGCCCGCCTTCCTCTACAACCCGCTCAACAAGCAGATCGACTGGGAGAGCCGCGTCCTGCGGGCGCCCGAGGag CCCCCCAAGGAGTTCAAGGTGTGGAAAACCAACGCCGTGCCCCCGCCGGAGACCTACAGCCCGCCCGAGAAGaagcccccgccgcccccggccaTCGACATGGCGATAAAGTGGTCCAATATCTACGAGGACAACGGCGACGACGCGCCCCGGCAAGCCAGCAAAGCCAGGTTCCTGCCGGATGAGGAGCAGGAGCCGCCCGAGTCGG ATGGTGAAAAAGATGATGAACCAGCTTCTGCTAAGAAACGTAAACTAGACTCCGGGGAGCAGGCAAAGAAGAAGAAGGTATAA